In Hermetia illucens chromosome 5, iHerIll2.2.curated.20191125, whole genome shotgun sequence, a single window of DNA contains:
- the LOC119657321 gene encoding RING finger protein 37 — protein MSEINFLHPQFKTEVTSSCVAEDDYQPSNLVSAGFWEKDRGFMAYNLVKPPVKLTFNFKYKIQVNRIKLWPSMGSQRSTSFEIDIINGKESTQVGKCNRMNADIVEWSKIDCSPATSSSCLQLKFFSSNAVRKSLQGVDCMQVTITSTQRCAVVLRKIEIWGYPSRKLDSAAKQECEDLWRGISTPNLSNCKKARGPTETRKHLTPSNIENVPEEFLDAITCELMLFPTRLPCGKAVDQSTIEKHSRIEESWGRVPSDPFTGKPFTANSKPILDATLKTRIDKFLIENSHRPEFKNVPRTLGRKTPVQTQNNTKLESNYLNPHPPAKKPKLDLDVKPTLSVIPLHEAFQSALESIRQRAVTRSSSNKAAEEKKCISCSGKGYLYKIKGCDHIICRTCLHIIRDSQMCTCKAKFSNSDVERIFE, from the coding sequence ATGTCGGAAATCAACTTCCTACACCCACAATTTAAAACGGAAGTTACCTCGTCTTGTGTAGCTGAAGATGACTATCAACCTTCAAATTTGGTTTCTgcgggcttctgggagaaagaTCGAGGGTTTATGGCGTACAACCTGGTGAAGCCGCCTGTGAAACTGACTTTCAATTTCAAGTATAAAATCCAAGTGAACCGAATAAAACTCTGGCCTTCTATGGGGTCCCAGCGCTCAACTAGCTTCGAAATTGACATCATCAATGGGAAAGAATCAACACAGGTGGGCAAATGCAACAGAATGAATGCAGACATCGTGGAATGGAGCAAAATTGATTGTAGCCCAGCAACGAGCTCTTCGTGTCTTCAGTTGAAGTTTTTCTCATCAAATGCTGTGAGAAAATCATTGCAGGGCGTCGACTGCATGCAAGTCACAATAACTTCCACGCAAAGGTGTGCAGTCGTTCTCAGGAAAATAGAAATATGGGGTTATCCTAGCAGGAAATTGGATTCAGCGGCTAAACAGGAATGTGAAGATTTATGGCGTGGAATTTCCACTCCAAATCTGAGTAATTGCAAAAAGGCACGAGGCCCAACAGAAACTAGGAAGCATTTAACACCTTCGAATATCGAAAATGTCCCTGAAGAGTTTTTGGACGCTATCACGTGCGAGCTCATGTTATTTCCAACAAGACTGCCATGCGGCAAAGCTGTAGACCAATCCACAATCGAGAAACATTCGAGAATTGAAGAAAGCTGGGGCCGAGTTCCAAGCGACCCGTTCACAGGAAAACCGTTCACTGCCAACTCCAAGCCAATTTTAGATGCAACGCTGAAAACTAGGATAGACAAGTTCTTGATAGAAAACTCGCATAGACCTGAATTTAAGAACGTTCCAAGGACACTGGGAAGAAAGACTCCAGTGCAGACACAAAATAATACAAAGCTCGAATCTAACTATCTTAACCCACATCCTCCAGCGAAGAAACCAAAGCTGGATCTAGATGTAAAACCGACTCTCTCAGTAATTCCCTTGCATGAAGCCTTCCAAAGCGCCCTTGAATCCATTCGGCAGAGAGCTGTGACACGCTCTAGTTCCAACAAAGCTGCAGAAGAAAAGAAATGCATCTCGTGCAGTGGGAAAGGTTACTTGTACAAAATAAAAGGCTGTGATCATATTATTTGTAGGACATGCTTGCATATAATTAGGGATTCGCAAATGTGTACTTGTAAAGCAAAATTTAGTAACTCTGACGTAGAgagaatttttgaataa
- the LOC119656953 gene encoding 28S ribosomal protein S18c, mitochondrial yields the protein MSFRIISSLIQKGPIRILARTESTAAITPTIANSAQSDEPIDITNPFEKDRAQCILCRSNITPNYKNVKLLSQFQSPYTGRIYGRHITGLCKAKQEQVEKEIIKAQNCALMPTYHKSVEFLQDPKLFDPERPIRPHKY from the exons GTCCTTCCGAATAATTAGCAGTTTGATCCAAAAAG GCCCCATCCGAATTTTAGCTCGCACGGAATCAACTGCAGCCATAACCCCAACTATCGCGAACTCCGCGCAAAGTGATGAACCAATCGACATAACAAATCCTTTTGAAAAAGATCGGGCTCAGTGCATCCTTTGTCGTTCAAATATCACCCCAAACTACAAGAATGTAAAGTTGCTGTCCCAGTTCCAGAGCCCATACACCGGTCGGATATACGGGCGACATATTACGGGCCTGTGCAAAGCGAAGCAGGAGCAAGTTGagaaagaaatcatcaaagCTCAAAACTGCGCGCTAATGCCAACCTATCACAAGAGCGTTGAGTTCCTCCAGGACCCGAAATTGTTCGATCCCGAACGACCAATACGGCCGCATAAATATTAG